GGAATTGCGTGGCCAAGCGATGCAAAGTGCTGTGCCAGCAGGTACAGGGGCGATGTTTGCGATTATCGGTTTAGATAATGAAGCGATTATCAAAGCGTGCGAACAAGCAGCAAGTGAAGTGGGCGAAGTGGTTTCTGCGGTAAACTTTAACTCACCAGGTCAAGTGGTTATTGCCGGCACGAAAGCGGCAGCGGAGCGTGCAGGCGAATTATGTAAAGAAGCAGGAGCAAAACGTGCGTTACCATTGGCGGTGAGCGTGCCTTCACACTGTGCATTAATGAGGCCAGCAGCAGAAAAATTAGCTGTAGCATTGCAAAATATTTCATTAAACGCACCGCTTGTTCCTGTGATTAACAATGTAGATGTAGCCGTTGAAACCGATGCGAATAAGATCCGTGATGCGTTAGTTCGTCAGCTTTACAGCCCTGTGCGCTGGACAGAAACGGTCGAAAAAATGGCACAAGAGGGTGTAACAACCTTATATGAAATTGGTCCGAATAAAGTCTTAACAGGCTTGGCGAGCCGTATTGTGAAAGAGTTATCGGCAAAAGCGGTGAATGATGTCGCATCGTTTGATGCAATTTAATCGTAGGTCGGGCATTTATGCCCGACAATCATCAATAAATAAACATTGGGCATAAATGCCCGACCTACAAAGGGAAAAATATATGC
Above is a genomic segment from Actinobacillus indolicus containing:
- the fabD gene encoding ACP S-malonyltransferase, producing the protein MSKFAMVFPGQGSQAVGMLADLAPVYPVVEQTFKQASDVLGYDLWDLVQNGTAEDLGKTERTQPALLAASVALYRIWQEKFPEQKPAVMAGHSLGEYSALVCAGVLDFQDAIKLVELRGQAMQSAVPAGTGAMFAIIGLDNEAIIKACEQAASEVGEVVSAVNFNSPGQVVIAGTKAAAERAGELCKEAGAKRALPLAVSVPSHCALMRPAAEKLAVALQNISLNAPLVPVINNVDVAVETDANKIRDALVRQLYSPVRWTETVEKMAQEGVTTLYEIGPNKVLTGLASRIVKELSAKAVNDVASFDAI